DNA from Desulfitibacter sp. BRH_c19:
CCTATTATCATCAATTTTAACTGCTCCCTGCTTAATTAGCCTTCTAGCTTCACTAGTGCTCGCTATCAAACCACTCTCAACAAGAACTTTAGGAAGCCATACCATGCCATTATCAAGAATTTCATCTGTAATTATAAATTCTGGAATATCATCTGGTAAGTCTCTCTTTTGAAATACAGTTTTAAAATGCTCTTCTGCTTTTGCTGCTAAGTCATCTCCATAATACATGGATACTAAGGTTTTTGCTAATCTCATTTTTGTATCTCTTGGATGAAGTAGACCACTTTCTAACTGCAACTTTAATTGATTTAATTCGTCTAAAGAAATGTCGGTAACTAACTCAAAATATCGAAGCATTAAATCGTCAGCTATAGACATTGCTTTACCATAGATGTCTTTAGGAGCTTCGCTGATGCCTATATAGTTTCCTAGACTTTTGCTCATTTTTTGAACACCATCTAATCCTTCTAGGATAGGCATTGTAATTGCTATTTGAGGTTCTTGATCATATTCTTTTTGTAGGGTTCGCCCCATTAATAAGTTGAATTTCTGGTCAGTTCCGCCTAATTCAATATCAGCATCAAGATGTACCGAATCATATCCCTGCATTAATGGATAAAAAAACTCGTGGATGCTAATTGGTTGATTGGTACTGTATCTTTTTGAAAAATCATCTCTTTCAAGCATTCTTGCAACAGTAGTTTTGGCAGCTAGATCAACAATTTGTGCAAAATTTAGAGGTGCTAACCAATGGCTATTAAAAACAACTTTTGTCTTTTCTTTATCTAAAATTTTAAAAATTTGTTCTTTATATGTCTGGGCATTTCTGTTTATTTGAAGATCAGTCAAAGCTTTTCTTGTTTCAGATTTTCCTGTGGGATCTCCAATTTTCCCAGTAAAATCACCAATAATGATGATAACCTGGTGGCCAAGTTCTTGAAATTGTCTCATTTTATGTAATACTACTGTATGGCCCAAGTGAATGTCCGGAGCACTCGGGTCAAGACCCAATTTTACTTTTAAGGGTTTATTACTTTTAATGGAGTTTTCGAGCTTGGTAATTAATTCTGTTTCTGGAATAATTTCAGCTGTGCCCCTTTTAATTATTTCTAGCTGAGTCTTAAGATCATTTATTAACAATTAATATCCCTCCAACTTTAAAAAAAATAATCTTCTTACCTAGGTAAGAAGAACCGTTTAATTCAGTTATTATATTTTAGCACAATTAAAGTTTCCTATACAACATAATATTATGATTTTCTCTTGGTTTTCATTTGTGTTATAATGAACTATGTTAGGCAATGGGTGGATTATTTGTCATGACATCTCAAGGAGGTAAGCAAAATGTCAAACACAAAAAACAATAAAGGAAAGAAGAAGCGCAAGTTAAATGCAAAGCGTTTTTCTATTTTTCTAATATTATTATTAGTTTTTATTATTGGTGGTGCAGGTATTGGATTTATGGTTGGTGTCGTAAAAAATATGCCTGATTTTGATCTGGAATATAACCCTGATTTATCTGCTTTTGTCTATGATAATGATGACCAAATCATTGCACAATTAAGGGGCACAGAAAATAGAATATGGGCGGAATTTGATGAGATTCCAGATACCGTAAAGAAAGCATTTCTTGCAACAGAAGATGTTCGATTTTATGAGCACTTCGGAGTGGATATAAAATCCATTGGCAGAGCAGTTGTTACTAACCTCCGTCAAGGTCGTTACGCTGAAGGATCTAGTACTATTACAATGCAGCTTGCCAATAATGCTTTTATTTTTAACAGGGAAAAAAAGATGGAAAGAAAAATTCAGCAAGCAATATTGGCTATTCAACTAGAGAGAGTATATACAAAGGATGAAATATTTAATTTATATCTTAATCATATTTATTTTGGTCATGGTGCATCGGGTATTAGAACAGCTGCTCAGACCTATTTTGATAAGGAACTTGACGAGTTAACACTTGCCGAATCTGCTCTTCTAGCAGGTATAGTTCAAAGGCCTTCGACGTATTCGCCATACAATAATCCGGAGTCAACCATGAATAGACGGAATACTGTTTTGAACATGATGGCAAAGTACGATTTTATTACTGAAGCACAAGCAGAAGAAGCTAAACAGGAAGAATTTGTTTTGAATGAAAATAGAACGCAACTTGAAGACAATTATCCATGGTTTACTGATTATGTTATTAAGGAAGCTTCTTCTATATTAGAAGAGATGGGTATAGAATCGGTACAAATTTTTAAATCAGGTTTAAGCATTTATACTACCATGGATACTAAAGTACAGACAAATCTTGAGAGTGTATATAAAGATCCAGCCAACTTCCCGGAGGGAGTAGATGAAATCTTAGTGGAAAGTGCAGCAGTACTTCTAGATCATCGTAATGGAGAAATAATGGCACTTGTTGGCGGTAGAGAACTTACAACACGCAGAGGTCTTAATCGTGCTACTGATATGAAAAGGCAACCAGGTTCTACTATTAAACCTATAGCCGCTTATGGACCAGCCCTTGAAGCAGGCTATTCACCTGCGACAGTTTATGATGATGCTCCAGTTGATTTCCCAGGTGGTGCAGGAGGGTCAACCTACTCACCTCACAACTTCGATAGAAGATGGAGAGGACTTCTTACAATGAGGGCTGCTATAAAAGATTCTATTAATATTCCTGCCCTTAGAGCATTACAACAGGTGGGTGTTAAACAAGGATTTGATTTTGCAAAAAAACTTGGTTTACCCCTTTTGGATACTGATCAAAACCTCAGTTTAGCTCTTGGTGGCTTAACTCAAGGTGTATCACCATTAGATATGGCTGGTGCCTATGGTGCTTTTGCTAATCAAGGAGTGCTGATAGAACCTCATGCTATCCGTAAAATAGTGGATAAAGATGGCCAGGTTTTGTATGAAGCTAACCCTAATAAAAGTGTAGTAATGAGTGAACAGACTGCTTACTTAATGACTGATATGCTTGTTACAGTTATTCAAAGTGGTACTGGAACAAGAGCTAATTTAGGTAGGCCAGCGGCTGGTAAAACTGGTACAACCCAGTTACCACCTTTGCCAGAGTTTGATAACCTGCGTAACAACTTTAGAGATGCATGGTTTGCAGGCTATTCTCCTGAATATACTAGTGTAGTATGGATGGGATATGACGAGACCACACCTAAGCATTATCTTAAAGCGGTTTATGGTGGTCACATGCCCGCTGCTATCTGGAAATCTGCAATGCAAGAAGCTTTAAAAGATAAGCCTGTTGAACAGTTTACTAGACCAGCAAACCTAGTATATACTGCCATAGACGCCAAATCCGGTTTGTTACCAAGTGAACTGACACCTAGTCAATATATAATAAATGAAGTATTTATTCGGGATAATGTTCCTAAAGAGATTTCAGATGTTTGGATAGAAGCGCCAATTTGCGCTGAAACTGGCAAGAGACCTTCTGAATATTGTACTGATATAGTTTATGGGGTTTACATGCAAAGACCAGTCCCATATGTTCCACCAGAAACTCGTCCAGGTGTCTATCCTGAAGACTATGATATGGAGTATCCAACAGAAATTTGTGACATGCATGATGCACAAAGTAAAATAACCGTATATTTTTGTGAAGATGAAAAACACAGAGGTTTTCCAGTTTTAGCTCTTAAACCTGAACCAGGGCAAACTGGAGGTTGTCCAGACAATGTAGTAACAGAAAGAAGAATGTCTCTTGAAGATATTCCAAGTGATTATTGCGATTTAGATGATCACCAACTGTTTGGTAAAGTGTCAGGTTCAGGCCCTGGAAATAATAGCGATAATGATAACGAGATTGATCTTGAACCTGGAGAAGTGCCATTAGAGCTAAGTATAGAACTGATAAATGATGGTAATAACCATGGTATACTATTAAGCTGGAATTCCTTAGGTTCAGATATTACCTATAGTATTCAGCGTTGGGAAAATGGCAATCTGAAGAAACAGCTTGGTTCTACAACTGGAACATCATTTTTAGATGAAGCTATCGAACCCAATCAAAATTATAAGTATCAAATTGTAGCTGGAAATCGGCTAAGTGATGTCATAACGGCTAAAACTAGATAAATATGAAAAGGGAACTTGGACTAAATGAAACCAAGTTCCCTTTTATTTGTACTTTTGTTGCTACTATATACACTTATTAGAGATATGTGTAATTATAGCTTGACTATTGTGACTCCATGTCCCCCTTCACCATGCTGTCCATATCTGAAGTCTTTTACTTGGGGATGAGTTTTTAAATACCCCTGAACAGCTTTTGCTAAGGCACCAGTACCTTTGCCATGAATTAAAGACAACTGCCCTAATCCTACAAGTACAGCGTCATCAATGTACTTTTCAATAGTCTTAATTGCTTCCTCTCCATTATAGCCCCTTAGATCTAACTCAGGTGATATGCTTCTACTCTTTTCTATTATCATTGCCGTTATGGGTTTTGACTTTTCCTTTTTAGTTTCATTTTTAGATACTATTCTTAGATCCTTAATATTCACATTGATTTTCATTATTCCTGCCTGGACTAATACATCCCTGCCATCTCCAGTCAGCTCTAGCACAGTAGCCTTTTGATTAAGTTTGGGAATATATACTGCATCACCTATGTGTAACGCTTTAGGTTTCTCTCCAGCAAATTGATGTTCTTTTTCGGCTTTAACCTTAGAAATTCTATCATCTAAAGACTTCAGACTGTTTTGGGTTTCCTGGATTTCTTTAGATGTGTGTAAACCTTGAATGATTTCCTTCGCTTCTAGCTTTACTCTCTTAAGAAGTTCACGTGCTTCATCTGCCGCTTTTTCTAAAATCTGATTTTCTTTATCTTTAAACTTCACATATTTGTTTTTGAAAAGTTGCTTATAATTTTCAGCTTCCTGTTTTTCCCTGAGAATTTCCTGTTTTTGATATTCTAATTCCTTTCTGCTTTCTTCTAGACTTTGAATTAAATCTCCTACTTCAATCTCATCAGAATTCATAAAATCCCTTGCCCTTTCAATTACCGAAAGCTGTAACCCTAGCTTTTTGGAAATTTCAAAGGCATTGCTTTTACCAGGTAAACCCATTAACAGTCGATAAGTTGGTCTTAAAGTTGCTATATCAAATTCTACACTAGCATTGTCAACCCCAGCAGTATTATAAGCAAAATGTTTCAATGAACCATAATGTGTTGTAGCAACTGTAAGGATATCTCGATCATGTAGATACTCCAATATAGACATTGCAAGAGCTGCTCCTTCAATGGGATCTGTTCCTGCACCTAGTTCATCTAGTAGTATTAGACTATTATCGGTTGCACTACTTAAGATATCAATGATATTGGTTAGATGGGATGAAAATGTACTCAATGACTGTTCAAGACTTTGCTCATCCCCAATATCTGCATAAACACTATCTACTAGAGTTATTTCACTTTCTTCAGCAGCAGGTATAAAAAGACCACTTTGCCCCATTAACGTTAATAGTCCAACGGTTTTTATAGTTACTGTTTTTCCTCCTGTATTTGGTCCGGTAATTACAACCATAGTAACATTATCTTCAAGCCAAAAGTCTATTGGTACAACCTCATCTTCCTTAATTAGAGGATGTCTTGCATTTTTTAGATTTATATATTTTTTCTGATTTATTATGGGTTTCGTTGCTCTTAATCTATATGCAAGGTTGGCTTTAGCAAAAAAAACATCTAGGCTTGTTAATGCCTCAATTAACTCCAATAATGGCACTTCTTCAACTGCCACCATTTGGCTAAGCTCACTTAAAATTCTTTCTTCCTCACTTTTTTTCTGAAGCAATAATTGTTTGAGTTTGTTATTTAACTCAACTACTACCATTGGCTCAATAAATACCGTAGCACCACTTGCGGATTGGTCATGAACCATTCCAGGAACTTGTGATACATATTCTTGTTTTACTGGTACTACATATCTACCATTTCTAATTGTAACAATCTGCTCCTGAAGCTTTTTTTGCATGGCAACAGAATGGATTATTCCTTGAAGCTTACTTTTTGTTTTTTCTTTAGTATCAATAATTCCTCTGTTTATTTCCTTTAATTTAGGACTGGCATCATCGGCTATTGTGCCTTCCGAAGTAATTATTTTTTCAATACTGTTTTTTAAATTGGACAAATTCTCAATTCTTTGTACCT
Protein-coding regions in this window:
- a CDS encoding tyrosine--tRNA ligase, which encodes MNDLKTQLEIIKRGTAEIIPETELITKLENSIKSNKPLKVKLGLDPSAPDIHLGHTVVLHKMRQFQELGHQVIIIIGDFTGKIGDPTGKSETRKALTDLQINRNAQTYKEQIFKILDKEKTKVVFNSHWLAPLNFAQIVDLAAKTTVARMLERDDFSKRYSTNQPISIHEFFYPLMQGYDSVHLDADIELGGTDQKFNLLMGRTLQKEYDQEPQIAITMPILEGLDGVQKMSKSLGNYIGISEAPKDIYGKAMSIADDLMLRYFELVTDISLDELNQLKLQLESGLLHPRDTKMRLAKTLVSMYYGDDLAAKAEEHFKTVFQKRDLPDDIPEFIITDEILDNGMVWLPKVLVESGLIASTSEARRLIKQGAVKIDDNRIDEMDYMLQPNDNMVIKAGKRKFLKIKFK